From the Thermococcus sp. 18S1 genome, one window contains:
- a CDS encoding DUF58 domain-containing protein, which translates to MRKNLTGYLLWALLLGTLFLSPGMIGLATVPLSILALGTLIEPPKGITVVRRISRREVRLGEEVEVRVRVTVERGMGIVVVRDPLPGSVALTGGSSVGVFFKGPKPLRVEYTYRIKPVLRGVYTLPRSEVTTRSPLGTRYLWGLYGEELRIRAVPRVLREVSVIETRRKARISVPETSYSIRGPISTDFKEIRNYQTGDPMKLINWKATARMGEVLVNEFEREGKKTVLFIVDAREAMKIGKESESPYEHAMNLVASMAHRFLRKDYHVGLYLLGAGKFIPPATGPRQLHEIVRTMMSFERVQTGEERLDDAVERLRRILIQYTPLVVYVSNILEGTWAETRMGLLTVRAMGRGRTRPMVIDISVYPTLDPGTGTLMEMEKRAIMEDLEKTGAHVVRWLPGEEETGRIVTRLLGEIR; encoded by the coding sequence ATGAGGAAGAACCTGACGGGCTACCTCCTGTGGGCACTCCTCCTGGGGACGCTTTTTCTCTCCCCAGGGATGATAGGCCTGGCCACGGTGCCCCTATCAATCCTGGCCCTGGGAACGCTGATCGAACCACCGAAGGGTATAACAGTGGTGAGGAGGATATCCCGGAGGGAGGTGCGGCTTGGCGAGGAGGTCGAGGTCAGGGTTCGCGTCACGGTCGAACGCGGCATGGGTATAGTTGTCGTCAGGGACCCCCTGCCCGGGAGCGTGGCGCTGACCGGGGGCAGCAGCGTCGGGGTGTTCTTCAAGGGGCCCAAGCCACTGCGGGTTGAATACACATACAGGATAAAGCCCGTCCTCAGGGGCGTTTACACCCTGCCCAGGAGCGAGGTGACCACAAGGAGTCCCCTCGGGACCCGCTATCTCTGGGGCCTCTACGGGGAGGAGCTGAGGATAAGGGCCGTTCCCAGGGTGCTGAGAGAGGTATCGGTGATTGAAACCCGGAGGAAGGCCAGGATAAGCGTTCCGGAGACGAGCTACTCCATAAGAGGGCCCATCTCAACGGACTTCAAGGAGATAAGGAACTACCAGACGGGGGATCCGATGAAGCTCATAAACTGGAAGGCGACGGCGAGGATGGGGGAGGTGCTCGTCAACGAGTTCGAGAGGGAAGGAAAGAAGACCGTGCTCTTCATTGTGGACGCCCGGGAGGCAATGAAGATAGGAAAGGAGAGCGAGAGCCCCTACGAACACGCCATGAACCTCGTGGCCTCCATGGCCCACCGCTTCCTGAGAAAGGATTACCACGTGGGGCTCTATCTGCTGGGAGCGGGAAAGTTCATTCCACCTGCCACGGGGCCCAGACAGCTCCACGAAATCGTTAGAACCATGATGAGCTTTGAGAGGGTCCAAACCGGAGAGGAAAGGCTCGACGATGCTGTGGAGAGGCTGAGAAGGATACTCATCCAGTACACCCCACTTGTGGTCTACGTCTCCAACATCCTGGAGGGAACGTGGGCCGAGACGAGGATGGGACTGCTCACCGTGAGGGCCATGGGGCGGGGCAGGACGAGGCCTATGGTGATAGATATCTCGGTCTATCCGACCCTCGACCCGGGGACAGGGACGCTGATGGAGATGGAGAAGAGGGCGATAATGGAGGACCTGGAGAAAACCGGAGCCCACGTCGTCCGCTGGCTGCCCGGCGAGGAGGAAACCGGCAGGATAGTAACCAGGCTTCTGGGGGAGATAAGATGA
- a CDS encoding transglutaminase domain-containing protein, translating into MVRRKYIAFLTLTLLSLLLVSVVLGPALIEAPPGTKSIEEILSPKLPPGNETNETGPPVEVPASPHFVLLVTGAAHTHYLRLNVYTDYTDGRWTTGNATVIPSNVIAPPEIKVPHHTERDRVTVVSFLPLSGNLFTSLYTTRVDGAGAEAIPEYNLFRTPLNVTAYSFSTVDYTFDMPYLVNLTAGNQTVYLLAPNDTRLVTLAESITMGARSDYWKALSIVRYLASNYRHVENVTPPEGADRLTWFLFESNAGSSYDFASAFVVLARLNGLPARLVEGVYIDAVPQTQVVTEKNRHFWAEVYFKDTGWLVFDPLHPTDQNVYLPFELEAPGVLMPLEPGSSGTVTIKFERVASGANASVAVDVPVIGRIALIRESGIYNLTVGPFEEPGYYPVMVRAADREGNSLTRIVPVTVPGSVSALPDPATAYLRKNDALTVELTVPGTGEVGLKTESPLVDSWFSIENPRNETRVYVRLIPPDDYPNGWHIENLTVTRGADEYKLHLPVFVVERTEIKAEVPEAVTAGDSFVINGTVEGSATGERPRRRSVAAFINDGERDVLIGYANISNGTFALPVKIPVYLSPGTKQVFVYYLTPLEYPYLPTGATFTVEVRGLARFSMPGLILARPGNVTVIGSLLSGAGRPIANASIEYYLDGRPLGETPTLTDGRFSLVLQLPTIERHVLTVRYPGSPEYSPSVMNVTVAAVELKVPERITGEIGEPIRIGGKVAGIEDAALQAYVFPGKTYPVDVTNGSFELTIEPFQTVGERSVEFRHGTRTLGRTTVVVLSPVEIELLTPRAEGEKTAALRFRVVDSADNPVSGVYLNVSVDGFAMRVMTNGSGIATLEVPVPEEETNATVVVAFDGSSYYLPASGRFHVVIARKRGIPWAYIAIALIIGTLIARYRLVRREPEKKEAEKVLKIIFNNGIPVFREGETVELSIECEGKAELYVDGKLVGRGRDFTLAPKVGEHTIEARCGELIERATVRIVPSYDDAVVDYYERCFLPWARGTGLDVEGMTPREIAAALTDMMYPWEPLDTLTEVFERAKYSTVDVSRGEFIRFYRSLLELVGGGCIV; encoded by the coding sequence ATGGTGAGGCGGAAATACATCGCCTTTCTCACGCTAACACTGCTCTCCCTCCTCCTTGTCTCCGTCGTGCTTGGACCAGCCCTCATCGAGGCTCCCCCAGGAACCAAGAGCATCGAGGAGATACTCTCCCCAAAGCTTCCGCCCGGAAACGAGACCAACGAAACCGGGCCGCCGGTCGAGGTTCCGGCTTCGCCCCACTTCGTTCTCCTCGTAACGGGCGCGGCCCACACCCACTACCTCAGGCTCAACGTGTACACCGACTACACCGATGGAAGGTGGACAACGGGAAACGCCACGGTGATTCCGAGCAACGTCATCGCCCCCCCGGAGATAAAAGTTCCCCACCACACCGAAAGGGACAGGGTAACCGTCGTCTCGTTTCTTCCCCTCAGCGGGAACCTCTTTACCTCCCTCTACACGACCCGTGTTGACGGTGCCGGGGCAGAGGCTATTCCCGAGTACAACCTCTTCAGAACCCCCCTGAACGTGACGGCCTACTCATTCTCCACGGTGGACTACACCTTTGACATGCCCTACCTGGTCAACCTCACCGCGGGAAATCAGACGGTGTATCTCTTAGCTCCCAACGACACCAGGCTGGTGACCCTGGCGGAGAGCATAACGATGGGGGCACGCTCTGACTACTGGAAAGCGCTCAGTATAGTTAGATACCTGGCCAGCAACTACAGGCACGTGGAAAACGTGACTCCCCCCGAAGGGGCTGACAGGCTGACGTGGTTTCTGTTTGAATCCAATGCAGGGAGTTCCTACGACTTTGCCTCGGCCTTTGTGGTTCTGGCCAGGCTGAACGGCCTTCCCGCGAGGCTCGTCGAGGGGGTTTACATCGATGCAGTCCCCCAGACCCAGGTTGTGACCGAAAAGAACAGGCACTTCTGGGCGGAGGTTTACTTCAAAGACACCGGCTGGCTGGTCTTCGACCCCCTGCACCCCACGGATCAGAACGTGTACCTGCCCTTCGAACTGGAGGCACCAGGGGTTCTGATGCCTCTGGAGCCAGGTTCCTCCGGAACGGTTACGATAAAGTTCGAGCGGGTCGCGAGCGGGGCAAACGCGAGCGTTGCCGTGGACGTTCCAGTCATCGGAAGGATAGCGCTCATCAGAGAGTCCGGGATATACAACCTGACGGTGGGCCCCTTTGAGGAGCCAGGCTACTATCCCGTCATGGTCAGGGCAGCGGACAGGGAAGGAAACTCGCTGACCAGGATCGTTCCGGTTACTGTCCCGGGAAGCGTGAGCGCCCTTCCCGACCCGGCCACGGCGTACCTGCGCAAGAACGATGCGCTTACCGTTGAGCTCACCGTGCCCGGCACCGGGGAGGTGGGCCTCAAAACGGAATCCCCGCTGGTGGATTCCTGGTTCTCCATCGAAAATCCCCGAAACGAGACCAGGGTGTACGTCAGGCTAATCCCACCCGATGACTATCCCAACGGCTGGCACATCGAGAACCTCACCGTCACGCGGGGAGCGGATGAATACAAACTCCACCTTCCGGTTTTCGTAGTGGAGCGAACCGAAATAAAAGCGGAGGTACCCGAAGCGGTGACCGCGGGGGATTCTTTCGTTATAAACGGGACCGTGGAAGGTAGCGCCACGGGCGAACGGCCGCGCCGGAGAAGCGTGGCGGCGTTCATAAACGACGGGGAAAGGGACGTCCTGATAGGCTACGCAAACATATCCAACGGGACCTTCGCGCTCCCCGTTAAAATCCCGGTGTACCTCTCCCCCGGGACGAAGCAGGTATTCGTATACTACCTCACCCCCCTCGAATATCCCTACCTCCCCACCGGGGCCACGTTCACGGTCGAAGTCAGGGGACTGGCCAGATTCTCGATGCCCGGGCTGATACTGGCCAGGCCCGGCAACGTCACGGTCATCGGCAGCCTCCTCAGCGGGGCTGGGAGGCCCATAGCCAATGCCAGCATCGAATACTACCTCGATGGAAGGCCCCTCGGGGAGACCCCCACCCTCACGGACGGCAGGTTCTCCCTGGTTCTCCAGCTCCCCACGATTGAGAGGCACGTGCTGACCGTGAGGTATCCAGGAAGTCCAGAGTACTCCCCGTCCGTCATGAACGTCACGGTGGCGGCGGTTGAGCTGAAGGTTCCGGAGAGGATAACCGGAGAAATCGGGGAGCCCATCAGAATCGGCGGAAAGGTCGCTGGAATCGAGGATGCGGCCCTGCAGGCCTACGTGTTTCCAGGGAAGACATATCCTGTAGACGTGACCAACGGAAGCTTTGAGCTGACGATCGAACCCTTCCAGACGGTAGGGGAAAGGTCAGTGGAATTCCGCCACGGTACCAGAACCCTTGGGAGAACGACGGTGGTGGTTCTTTCACCGGTGGAAATAGAGCTCCTGACGCCGAGGGCGGAGGGCGAAAAAACCGCTGCGCTGAGGTTCAGGGTCGTTGATTCTGCCGACAATCCGGTGAGCGGGGTTTACCTCAACGTCAGCGTGGACGGCTTCGCGATGCGGGTAATGACCAACGGCTCTGGAATAGCCACCCTCGAAGTTCCCGTGCCGGAGGAGGAAACCAACGCAACTGTGGTCGTTGCCTTCGACGGCTCATCCTACTACCTGCCCGCGAGCGGGAGGTTCCACGTAGTGATAGCCAGAAAACGGGGAATCCCATGGGCGTACATCGCCATAGCTCTGATTATCGGCACACTGATAGCCAGATACCGTCTCGTGAGAAGAGAACCCGAGAAAAAGGAGGCGGAGAAGGTTCTGAAGATTATATTCAACAACGGCATTCCCGTATTCCGGGAGGGGGAAACGGTGGAGCTGAGCATCGAGTGCGAGGGAAAGGCGGAGCTTTACGTTGATGGAAAGCTTGTAGGGAGGGGCAGGGACTTTACCCTGGCCCCGAAAGTTGGGGAACACACAATAGAGGCACGCTGCGGGGAGCTCATCGAACGTGCGACCGTGAGGATAGTGCCCAGCTACGACGACGCAGTGGTCGATTACTACGAGAGGTGCTTCCTGCCGTGGGCCAGAGGGACCGGCCTGGACGTCGAGGGGATGACCCCCCGGGAGATAGCCGCGGCGCTGACGGACATGATGTACCCCTGGGAGCCCCTGGATACACTGACGGAAGTCTTCGAGAGGGCCAAGTACAGCACGGTCGATGTGTCCCGGGGGGAGTTCATCAGATTTTACCGCTCGCTCCTCGAGCTGGTTGGAGGTGGCTGCATTGTTTAA
- a CDS encoding MoxR family ATPase, which produces MTEIEEASKKLEEIVERISTVYIGNEEVIRKTLAAALVNGNVLFEDYPGLGKTLLAKAFGRVLGLKYTRVQFTPDLLPADILGTKVWRQNLGTFELIKGPIFTHVLLADEINRAPPKTQSALLEAMEERQVTIEGETFPLERPFFVIATQNPIEFEGTYPLPEAQLDRFLLRLRVGYPKSLEDEMAILEARLSWRKDDPTADMEPMIDRETFVRIQDLVEERIFTSRDIVRYISELVRNARADSRVEAGPSPRGGIALMKVAKANALLEGRDYVLPDDVKAFAIDALAHRVVIRAEYSFEGIRGEDVIMEALEKTPVPKGAE; this is translated from the coding sequence ATGACCGAGATTGAGGAAGCCTCCAAGAAGCTTGAGGAGATTGTGGAGAGAATTTCAACTGTCTACATCGGCAACGAGGAAGTCATAAGGAAGACCCTGGCGGCGGCTCTCGTCAACGGGAACGTCCTCTTTGAGGACTACCCAGGCCTGGGGAAGACACTCCTGGCCAAAGCCTTTGGGAGGGTTCTGGGCCTGAAATACACCCGCGTTCAGTTCACCCCGGACCTGCTCCCCGCGGACATACTGGGAACGAAGGTATGGCGCCAGAACCTTGGAACGTTCGAGCTCATAAAGGGCCCGATCTTCACCCACGTCCTTCTGGCGGACGAGATAAACCGCGCTCCCCCCAAGACCCAGTCGGCACTGCTCGAGGCAATGGAGGAACGCCAGGTGACCATAGAGGGTGAGACCTTCCCCCTGGAGCGGCCGTTCTTCGTCATCGCAACACAGAACCCGATAGAGTTCGAGGGAACATACCCCCTCCCCGAGGCCCAGCTCGACAGGTTCCTCCTCAGGCTACGCGTGGGCTATCCCAAGAGCCTGGAAGATGAGATGGCGATCCTCGAAGCCCGTTTGAGCTGGAGAAAGGACGACCCAACCGCCGACATGGAACCGATGATCGACAGGGAGACGTTCGTAAGAATCCAGGACCTCGTGGAGGAGAGAATTTTCACCAGCAGGGACATCGTGAGGTACATCTCGGAGCTCGTGAGGAATGCCCGGGCGGATTCCCGGGTGGAGGCCGGCCCGAGCCCCAGGGGCGGAATCGCATTGATGAAGGTGGCAAAGGCAAACGCCCTTCTGGAGGGCAGGGACTACGTTCTCCCGGACGACGTCAAGGCCTTCGCCATCGATGCCCTGGCCCACAGGGTCGTCATCAGGGCAGAGTACTCCTTCGAGGGCATCAGGGGCGAGGATGTTATAATGGAAGCCCTGGAAAAGACCCCCGTTCCCAAGGGGGCGGAATAA
- a CDS encoding PH domain-containing protein produces MGNNLPKSVLRHLEPNEDVLFTVRKKISVEKPKWLIVTNRRIIYLDEKILGRYEIKAIPYQKLEEVTVELGIISSEFLIKGEENIRLKLGWMNKEQARKTINAIKDALNAIAVEPVTIEVKKGLTHETWVLKKPKEFVSRVVSAGATVQHQPAVEKKEDPLEKLKKLKELYDMGVISAEEYEEKRKKLLEQI; encoded by the coding sequence ATGGGCAACAACCTTCCAAAGTCCGTTTTGAGGCACCTTGAACCGAACGAGGATGTTCTGTTCACAGTCCGCAAGAAGATAAGTGTGGAGAAGCCGAAGTGGCTCATAGTAACTAACAGGAGGATAATCTACCTCGACGAGAAAATCCTTGGGAGGTACGAGATAAAGGCCATACCCTATCAGAAGCTTGAGGAGGTCACCGTTGAGCTGGGCATCATATCCTCCGAGTTCCTCATAAAGGGCGAGGAGAACATAAGGCTCAAGCTCGGCTGGATGAACAAGGAACAGGCGAGGAAGACGATAAACGCCATAAAGGACGCCCTGAACGCGATAGCCGTCGAGCCCGTGACGATAGAGGTCAAGAAGGGCCTGACCCACGAGACGTGGGTTCTGAAGAAGCCCAAGGAGTTCGTGAGCAGGGTCGTCTCGGCCGGGGCCACGGTCCAGCACCAGCCGGCGGTAGAGAAGAAGGAAGACCCGCTGGAGAAGCTGAAGAAGCTCAAGGAGCTCTACGACATGGGCGTTATAAGCGCCGAAGAGTACGAAGAAAAGAGAAAGAAGCTGCTTGAACAGATTTAA